A segment of the Gossypium hirsutum isolate 1008001.06 chromosome D10, Gossypium_hirsutum_v2.1, whole genome shotgun sequence genome:
attaaacaaaTGTGTTGAGAGCTGCTTAATTCAGATTCAGAGGCAGCCAACTAAAATTAAGTGACATTTATTGTGGCTTGGATACAAATTCTATCAACGGTAAAGACAGAGACTTTGAATGCTTTGCTCTCTTTGTCTACAAAATGAAGAAATGTTATTTATACTGTTTGTTGACCGTTGATTTGGGGTTATTCCAGTTTTACTGCTAAATGGTGTTCAATACAAAATGAAGAAGAGTTTGGTTGGGGTAAGTAGGAGAGACATTTGTCTTATTTTTGGACACCAATGTTGTTGTTTTTATCAATCACCCCCATGGTAGatgattattataattatttatgtggTTTGAGTTGAAGGAGCAGTCACTGTTTTGTCTTGTATTTTATTCATTGATTTTGCGTTCtaacaatattaatataaatatactcTGGTCATCTATTTACttaaagttgaaggactaaaataGTAAAGAGGTTTGTTTAACTTGTGGGGCACGCTTAGCTTTAAGTTCGTGTATGAAAGGAGAGGAAGGTTTAGTATATAGAAGAGTTAATATGttatttggtatttgagttttttaaatttaaattagtctttgagtttggttttaatatttaatttggtacttaaattaaacaactcaatgaATGTTTGACATGTATGCATTGACGAAGCCTAAAATTTTGGGGGTGGGGtagaataaaattatatatttttattatagtaaaaatataatttcatcattttaatagtttatattttttatgatgtccaaagtataattttaccattactaatttaaaattttataaattataaaaggccTAAATTACATTTACCTAATTAGAACACgcacaaaacacaaaagaaaagaaaaacctcaaataccaaactcaacattaaaattaaacttgagctatttaaaatataatttgcaCAATTTGAAAACAGCCATGTATCATTGTTATCTTCTGATGTGGATTTGATCATCAATGATATCTCTTGAATTTGAATatgtgatattttaatatttaaaaataaaaatttaattgataaagcATATCTAATTTTAACAGAAGTTAATTTATAGTGTtattaattagaatttaatttttaaattaggcGAGATTAAATGTTTTGGGAAGTCGAATTAAGTTGTCAatttttatgagagttaaaatgcaattttaccattttaataatctatatctttataatattttaaaagattaaatcaaaacctTGTCAATTTTTATGGGcccaaatataattttatcatatattaacttaaaattttataaattatgaagagccaaaatttaaaaatttcatttttaaaaatttaaaattaaagcgAAAAAAGTATTGATTACAGAAAATCTTAACCTACCTTCTCGTAACAAACTTATTTTTTCATTCCCTTTTCAATAAAACCCCCTTCGTACAAGCAATTCCAACAGTGTGGCCTCTTTCTTTAATTAGATTGCTTTGTAGTTGTCCTCTCCTACCCACCAAACTGAGTCTGCTCTTTTTACCCTCTTTTTCTCCATATATGAACTGAAAATTGAAACTATAAATGGGAAATTAGGGGTTTATGACCATCCTTACAATCACCAAAGTGCTGATTCTGATATTTAAACTTCTAAACCATGGATCTAATCTCTTtaaatttatagattttattGCTGGTCCTGGTGAGAAAGAGGATTGGGATTCAACAACCAATTTAAATAGTGGAATAAACAGAGcgttttccatattttatttggTCTAATTTTGTCCAAACGGGTGAAGTTAAATGTACCGCTATTAATTTTATCTGTTTTAGGTCCCTGTCTCAATCCTCAATTAGTTTATGAGCCTAATTTAATGATGATCTTAGAACCAATAATAATATGGTGGTGTTTGACCAAACCATATGGCTATtgtatttctatttaattattagtGTAAGATAGAAACCCCAAGAGAGACAAAAGACAATTCATGATTCATCCATTAGAAGCTTAAACTTTACTCAACTACTCAGATTTTTCAGTGTTGGAATATTACCAATTTGATTATGTAATATTCTCCTTCTATAGTTTCTTCCTTCAGTACTAACCAATCACTAAAAGATCATTGGCACAATCTTTTACACTTGCTACTATTTGTTTCCCAGGCAGCTCCTCTTTGACACCAGGGTTACAAACTGAGATGGACAAgcttaaaacaattaaaaactgGTAGTGGTATGAACAATGTAAGGTCTTCTTAAATTATGAGAGAAATATGGAAATGGTAAAACAATTAATTCATTATATGTCAAGAAGCTTACACCAAAGCATCTAGGATATCATCCGACTCATCAACTGCTACCTCATTTCTGAAAAGCAATTTAAGATATGGAAGAACTTTGGGAAGCACTGGCAAATCTGCTATGTTAATACTCATCATGTCGAAAGCAATGCATGTCTTGTGCATGTGTGTCTCATCAAATACAGGAATTTTCGGGTATCTTTGGCTGAAATGGGTTAGGACGATGCGATAAGCACCAGCGGAGTTCCCCACTTCAATGGCTTCCTTGGTTGTGCTGTGGTTTCTAGCGATGGCCTCATCAACCAAACCATCCTCAAAAGTTGCCTGTAATATGATCAAGTGTAAGCCGGTCAATCAAATTAGCTTTGAGAATGTGACGGTGATGGCTAATGCAAGTACAAAAGAGATCCAGTTTCAAATTAAACTCAAAGCTGAATAACCACTAAAGAACCCTAAATAGTTGGATTATACACCAAATAGACATGGAGAATACGAATGCATCTGAATGCACCAATCAAATATCTTTATGTCATGTCCTCCATGAAAGTATGTTTAAATTTACAAACTTGCATTGTATTATCTAAGGAAGGTGATGGCAGAACTATTAGTTACGATGATGATCAATTAAACATGCTATTAATATCTAATGCAATAAAAACTTGCCTCGTGTATGAGAACTGTTGCTCCACGACATGCATCTACCAGTTCTGGACAGGGCCTAGTGTCACCGGAGTACACAATCTTCCATCCTGGGATCACTTTTCCGACACTGTTGACACGCTCTGCAGCTTCCAAGACAATGCCAAACGCCTGGGGACAGTGCACAACAGGAAAACTAATCAAAGCCTCTAATCCTGCTTCACCTAGCATTTTCTTCAAGCTCTTTAGGAATGGATAAGCTGCAGAATGATCAACTGGACTGCCTGGTTGCCACAAATAGCTCTGCATACGACTACCTTTAGCAAACAGAGTCTGATTAATTTCTTGCATGCTTTCATTTTTGGCATTTGAATGCCTTGGACTTTGTGGAGATGATCCATCATTATTTGATGCACCATCCCTCACGAAAGTATCCCATGAAGCTTTTGTGGTACTCCTACAATCAAGGAACTGCATATCAAGATCTTCAAGTCTTTGATATGCATCTAAATATCGCTTAAGCTGTCTCGGTCCTATAACCAGTAATGGTTCGTGAGGCACTCCTTTCAATAAATCACGTCTCAAAGCAAGCACTCTCGCCAAACCTGTGTGGTGATCAGCATGAATATGAGAGATCCAAACACATTTTAGATTTCTAATAGCCTTGTCTGCACCATCTACACCATATCTGTTTTCTCAATAGAGACGCAATCATGAGTTAAGAGAGAAAAAAGGAAAGACCGTGATATTAATCATACCTTACTAAAATTTTGAGATAATTTTACCTTCTTTTCAGTTGGCCAAGGGTCCCTTCTCCGCAATCCAAGAGCAAGCTTCCTTTGGAGAAAAGATTGATATAGACAGAGCTAACATTACGATACTTAGAAGGCTGAGATGAACCCGTACCAAGAAGAACAATTTCAAGGTCATCTCTCCTTATGTTCTCCAAACAACCAGGCAGGGTATCTTCCGTCAACCATGGTTCTCCAATCATAACACCATTATCATTTGAAGTAGGTAATACCTCTCTACTTTCTTTAAGCTCCTGCCAAAACTCTCTGACATGTTGTGCAGCATCAGCAATCTCTGGAATTTCTAAATGAAGCTCATCAACTACTTGAGACTGACCCATTGGAGTTGGAATATGTGATCTGTCCAGTCCCAGTTGAGCATAAGGGCGCAATGTGAACTGTCCAAAATATAAGTAAGAAAAACTCTTAAAGAGGAAACTATTGCACTGTTAATTTTCTTGAAGAGTCCAGAGCTCAATATATATAAACAGTCAGTTATTTACTTAATTCATGGAAATGTTTTTCACTTAAATGATTCACTTCTTTTAATACTAAAATCTAACAAACCAATTATTCACTTGATTCATGGAACAGAAAATGCCATTTTTTGGCAGGAAAATTGATTCTTAATGTTCGTTTCTTTCATTtttaaggaaaaaagaaaaagaagcagtGACTGCCACCACAAGAAGAATACCTTTAAGAGATTTTCAGCAGGAATACTTTCACAGATCTTCAAAGTGGGACcctagaaaaaaaaatactaagtTGCATGCAAACTTTTCATGGAATAATAAACCTGATTGTAAAAAATGTCAATTCTAGAATGTAAACAGACCTCACTTGAACTAATATCATCTGATGTTGAGTAATTAAGGTGCTGAAGAGACAAGAAACCTGAAGCTGGAAAGAACTGTGGGCATAAGTAATTAAGTCGTGATGTAACTCTTGCACTTGATTTTAGAATTGGAACCTCAAGAGTCTTCCTGCAGAGTGACATAAATAAGAAAATCATCAGTTCATAGGCAATGATGCATAATACCTGTGCCCTGAAAGAAGTGAAGCGACTTACTTTCCATGTCCAGCCATAATATGCTGCGCTGAACCAAATTTCTTCATCCACTTCTGGTAGTTGGGACTGCTTACAACAGAAGCAGGACTTAAATGAATGACACAGTTTACCATCTTGGTACTCTCTGTTAGGTGACTTGATACATCTGTATAATATCCATTGAGGCATTCTATGGATAACAATTCCTGTAGATGAGATTCTGTGGGACAGTCAACCAGGATGACAATGGGACCAGGAACAGGAGGATCCATTACATCAGCTGGATGAACCTATGCACAGCAAGGAAAATTTATAGGGGGTCAAAAAGTATAGCAACTAGACAAATAACTGATGCATGAAAAGCATAAGACCACAAGTATTTTCCTTGGTAACAGATCACCCACCATGATGTCTAGGCGGTCTGACTTCACTGATTTACCATGCTGTAGCTCGCTATACTTTGGCCCGGCTTTCAGGCCAAGAGCTGCAGCCTTTTTAGGGTCAAATTTTCCCATAAGCTCGGGCAATTCACAAATATATAAGACAGACATTTCACCAGGCTTTATTTGGGACTGTTGTAAGCAATGAGGTTGTAGGAGAATTGCTGATATTTTGACAACCTCATCTTTGACAAGAACAATAGGATCTGAAGCTTTAATTGGAGCAGTCACATTTTCCGCAGCATCAGAAATGGGAGACTGTCCAAAGCTCTGAGTGTGAACCATAGTTGCATGTGGAATGAAAGATTTCATTGCACCAACTAAAAAATTGAGATCTGAAGGTCCCCAGATTTTGACCTTTACAGCAATAGAGTCTAGTACTTAAGTAATAGGGACAAAAATGTCAAGAAAAAGTGAAATATTTTATATCATTCAGACACTCACACTGTACCCTTCTTCACCCATGCCAGCCAAAGTCAGCAGCAAACCTACGAGAAAGAAGTTAAACTCAACAATTCAGGGAATAACCTTTGCATGCCTAGAATGTCTTTAACAGAATATCATTGCTTCTTACTTCAAGCAATTAGCAACAATTTTTCTGTGTGGACCTCCAGGAATCTTTCAAAATAAACAGAGAAGTAAAGCTCAAAAATAATGATATATCAAACTTCTACAGAGCATTATAAACAAGATTCAAGAAAAACCTGGAAGTCCACCCGCTGTTTCTGAGCAGACCCGTGAGAGAAATATGTGATCTATCTGGAAAAAAAATCCACATCAGACTATCTTTCTAGATCGAAAGTGAATAAACTGGCAAAAATATTCATGTCAAAAGAAACGTGTATACCTTTGATAACTTTACTTTATGCTCAGTGCAAAATCTTTGTAATCCCTGCCATAACAGCAGTTAATAATTAACGACAATACTGGTCAGAGCTCATAAGTCTTCTAGAGGAATTTTATCGTACTTCATCACTGCCAATGTTGCTTAACATTTACAAACTGTCCTAGATCCATTCTACCTTCAAGGCCCAAATAGTCATTGGTAAGACAATTCAAAGTTGATGCCAACCACCGCTTAAGAAACTTAGCCATTGACATTTAAACTCATAGAAAAGGTAACTTAAGCTCATAAAAGACAAGGGCAATGCCCATCTGTTTATCCAGCAAAAGAACAAAGAATATTGCATCCAATGCATGATTATAATTGCAGTGAACAATAGGCCACTATCCACTGGCCAAAATCCACAGTTAAGCATACATGAAACTGAACCACTATCCTTCTGGTCCTAGTACGTGTTTGATTCTGTGATCTATAGTAAATGGACAAGACCAGACAACAGCTTAGGCATTAATTATGTGACACTATAGGTAATTGTAAGTTAACTAGGGACCATAACACTTGAGTTCACTAGACTTCCTACATACCACTATACCGGTAATTGCTTGGATTGCACTTTCAGAAACTTTTTGAGTGAACAAACGAAGCAACTTCAATAGATAAAAATACCCAGGATTCTTCTAGGTCTTTCCTTGATTAATATTTACCTCACCAGTCACATTAGGACTATATACATTAAGCAGAGTTAGAATATTTCTTACGCATAATGAGGAAATACGAGCTTTATATTAAGCTGGAAGATGCAATATAAATTGTGCTGAAGCTACACATGAGAAATGCATAATAAGTATGGACTACATTCCACTCTATAAAATCCTTAAAATTGTAAATAAGCCATAGTGCTTACCTCTCCGGCattaaaaataaatctttgttTGTCAAAGAAGAGCAAGACTGAAGGCGATGTGTCTTGTGTATCCATTCCAGTCCCCAAAATCTGCAGATTGTAATAAAAACTTCAACTGCTTTAAACAGAACCAATgactaaaaatgaaataaaaagtcaAATAATGCAATTTGTTATCCAAAAGTTCTCAACTTTTTAAAACGAAATTACTCAAAATTCACAACTTCGATCTAAAAAACAACACAAAcccattttagaaaatcactcAAATTGCCTAAAATTCCAAACCACAGTTTTTTTAATGCACCTGTACATATGCAATAGTATTAGTAGGATTAAGCTTGCGTTCTTTTAACTGGGGATTCTTTTTAGGCCTATCACTCTTATCTCGACCTTCAGCCCTTCTTTTATTAAgcccaaaagaagaagaagagtccTTTGACTGCCCAGTTGTTTCCTCCATAGTCATATCTCTGCCTCCACCTTTACGGTCTTTGAAAGTGCTGTTACTTCTTCTGGAAAGATTGGAAAAGGAACGTGGTCGTTTTGAGGAAGAAGAAgcgaggatagtggagaaggagAAGGGTTTTGGATTGGGTTTAGAGATGAAGAGAGGGACAGAAAGAGTGGGTCTTAAAGGAGGTGAGAAGAGGAGGCGCAAATTCGGAGAAACATATCGCATTTTTTTAAACACCAAAATGTTGGACGAGGCTTCAGCTTTACCTGCCTGCTTGTGAGGTTTTTGCAAGGGTTTTCGCTCTCTTTTTTTCAAGGCTTTTCCCCAGTTCTATCGGACCCTTACCTGGCTTGGCCCCTCTGCCATTTGGATCATTCAATTTTTGGTAAATATACattttggtacctgaacttgCAAATAAGTCATTTATCGTaactattaaattgaaaaaaaaaatcaaattcaggTATCAATTTGAACCAAGAAGCCAAGTTCAGATACCTAATTGGACCAAAATAAACTTTAGGTATTAAATTGAACCTTAAAGTCaagttcaagtacctaattggACTAAAGAAAACTCTTAGGTACCAATATGCATCTTAAAGCCAAGTTTAGATACCAAAATGCATAATTAcccttcaatttttattatttttcatgaaaaactaAACGAAAGGTGGTGGGTGGAATataaatactttattcttgtCACTGTTATGGTGCTAGTATTCAGTCAACAATTTTTCATGTACTTGTTTtcaaatatgaatgtttgatgttttattatttttaatgtatagttttatgttttaaaattaaggaaataaaacttatttttaaatttatagttttaatattattaaattttactattccaaaaatttatacagtaaatatattattacatatGTAATGTTATATCAATTTACTAGTTTCAAATAATATGTCTTACCACTACACCTAAACCTGCTCATGGGTCAGGTCATTTGGCTAGGCCCAAAAGCCCATCTGAAATGTGAGAaagtttagacaaaaatatagGCTTAAAAAATTAGCTTGGGTAAAAATGGGCCGAGCCTTaagtaaggcatttttggcccggGCCAACTCGGATtcacaaaaagacaaaaaaatctactattttttgttgttttctccctattttgttactatttcactattatgttactactatttgttgttattatttgaattgtaatagGTCATTTTTGCCCGAgcccaaaccaaaccaaataaaaataaaataattacaagtcCAGTTACAAAaaaggcccaaatggcccaaaataaGAAAAAACCCTAACAGCCCGTTGGCCCAACAACTTAAACATTTTCAGAAACCAAAAAAACCCTAAGCCCCTCTGCGCCGCTCCTCCTTTCACACGCACGCCGCCGAGGTGCCTCGTCTCGAGGCATGACGCACCTTTCTGCTACTGTTTCACCAAAGTAGCAAAAGGTCTGCATTTTATCTCCTCCATTGACCGAGCGCCAAACCTGCAAAAAAGGATGAAAAATGACAGAAACAAAAACAGCAAAGAATAGTAGTCAAAAATAGTAGATAAAATATGTATGAAAGGATATAAAAGTCGAATCCaatgtttttttacaaaaataaataagaaataataataaaaactcaCAATAGTTTTTAAGAAAGGTATTTGTTTTGCTtttgcatatttattttattttaaaacatatcatatatataaaacaaaaaatatgaaaGGTTTTACCTCAACTGCCGTCGCCGGAGACTTTTCTGGCTTGGAAGGTGGCTGAATCTGTGGTGGTTCGCTGAAAGCCTCGTCGGGGGTGACTGGGAACCGAAAGGTtcctttgattttcttttttttttctctttttcgaatttttgtgggttttttttggatattttggcctCAGATCGAGGTCGAGGGAAATAAAACGGTCAAAACAAGCCTTTTTATTGAACTCCGACCACCGGGGATGGTGGCTGCCGTCGCCAATGACCAGTGGTCGTGGCGATCCACGACGACGCCGTTGGCCAGACCCTGAGGCgatttcaaagaaaaagaaacaaaagggattttcaattttttttaaacattgtaGGAAtgaatttttgaagttttttttacttaaataggGTGCCAAAACGGCACTGTTTTAGCCTATTCTGAAatgccccaaaacgacgtcggtCGACCCGACGACCCAACCCGGATCAACCTAGGATCAGCGTGTTTTTTAGCTGGAGGGTCTATTTGCGCTTTTGGCCCTTCTACTTTTTGGATGATTTACAatgtagttttttttctttttaagttttaccacttaattttatttttctttcattttggtcCCTATGGAACGATGTGTAAGGAGTTTGGGATAAT
Coding sequences within it:
- the LOC107913895 gene encoding tRNase Z TRZ3, mitochondrial, which produces MRYVSPNLRLLFSPPLRPTLSVPLFISKPNPKPFSFSTILASSSSKRPRSFSNLSRRSNSTFKDRKGGGRDMTMEETTGQSKDSSSSFGLNKRRAEGRDKSDRPKKNPQLKERKLNPTNTIAYVQILGTGMDTQDTSPSVLLFFDKQRFIFNAGEGLQRFCTEHKVKLSKIDHIFLSRVCSETAGGLPGLLLTLAGMGEEGYSVKIWGPSDLNFLVGAMKSFIPHATMVHTQSFGQSPISDAAENVTAPIKASDPIVLVKDEVVKISAILLQPHCLQQSQIKPGEMSVLYICELPELMGKFDPKKAAALGLKAGPKYSELQHGKSVKSDRLDIMVHPADVMDPPVPGPIVILVDCPTESHLQELLSIECLNGYYTDVSSHLTESTKMVNCVIHLSPASVVSSPNYQKWMKKFGSAQHIMAGHGKKTLEVPILKSSARVTSRLNYLCPQFFPASGFLSLQHLNYSTSDDISSSEGPTLKICESIPAENLLKFTLRPYAQLGLDRSHIPTPMGQSQVVDELHLEIPEIADAAQHVREFWQELKESREVLPTSNDNGVMIGEPWLTEDTLPGCLENIRRDDLEIVLLGTGSSQPSKYRNVSSVYINLFSKGSLLLDCGEGTLGQLKRRYGVDGADKAIRNLKCVWISHIHADHHTGLARVLALRRDLLKGVPHEPLLVIGPRQLKRYLDAYQRLEDLDMQFLDCRSTTKASWDTFVRDGASNNDGSSPQSPRHSNAKNESMQEINQTLFAKGSRMQSYLWQPGSPVDHSAAYPFLKSLKKMLGEAGLEALISFPVVHCPQAFGIVLEAAERVNSVGKVIPGWKIVYSGDTRPCPELVDACRGATVLIHEATFEDGLVDEAIARNHSTTKEAIEVGNSAGAYRIVLTHFSQRYPKIPVFDETHMHKTCIAFDMMSINIADLPVLPKVLPYLKLLFRNEVAVDESDDILDALVL